The region GGGGTCCTTGGCCGACACAACACCCCCCACCCTCAGGACCGCCTCCATCAAGCGGTTCAAGGGAAGCACGTCCGATTTCACGACCGAATCAAAGCCGTAGCCCTCGCGCTTTGAGAGTACCGCGATTCCGTGGTCGCCAACCGTCCCAGACAGGATTATCTTGTCGCCGGGGCGGAGGTTGGAGTCGAGGAGCCACTCGTGCCTCACCTTGCGGTGGCGGCGCGCCTCCGCCAAATTCCGGTCTAGCAGGGGGTGGCGACAACCCACTCCGGAGGTGTTGATGATCATCTTCTGGACTGCGCCGCTCTCGACAACCTTCGTATCGCCTGTGACCACGGGGACGCCCGCCAGTCTGGCAGTAGAGGCCATGCTCCTGACGACCCTCTCCAGCTCCCCGAGCTCGATTCCCTCCTCGAGCACTAGGCCTGCGGAGAGGGCGAGAGCCCTTGCCCCGACGACCGCGAGGTCGTTGACGGTGCCCGCGATGGAGAGCGAGCCAATGTCGCCACCCGGGAAGAAAATCGGTCTTACGGTGTGCGAATCGGTTGTGAAGACCGTCCCGTCCACGACCGCGCTGTCGTCGAGCGCGTCCAGCGGGACCCTTAGCCCCCGGACCCTCCATTTCTTATTTGACAGGATAGGGAGAATGACGGAGGATATCAACTCCTGCATCGCGGCTCCGCCGGCGCCGTGGGCCATGGTGACTCTGGAGAGCTCGCCGCTCATGACTCACTCCTCCTCACCCAGTTTATCCTTTCTTGACTCGAAGTGCCTCAGCACGATGAAAAGGAATATCAGCCCCGCGCAAGCGCCGAAGAAGCCCAGTATCCCTGTAAGCCCGAAGGCGTTGAGGACCGCGCCTGAGGTCGGGACACCGACGACCATTCCCGCGGCTATCACCATACTATAGACGCTCATCGTCACCCCGTGCTGGCGCTTGCGTGCGACATCGCCCAACGAAGCAAGGGCAGCGGGGGCGAAGGCGAAGGCCATGAACGCGAACAGGGCGAGCAGGCCTAAGAAGGGCCCCCAGACCGGCATGTTGGCCTGAATGTCCTCCACAGTCGGGACCCCGACGATCGCGACCGCGACGCCGCTGAGCACGAGCCCTAGAATTCCTGAGGCGCCGGTGAGCATCAGAGGCGTCCTGCCGTATCTGTCGGACAGGCGGCCGAAGAAGCGCTGGGTGGTGACGAGCAGAACGCAGAGGCCCGCCATCCCCGCGCCGACCATCCATGCAGGGATATCGAGGTTGGCTCCCTCGAGGCCCGCGAACGCGAGCCCGGCGCCAATCATGGCGTAGATCAGTAGCCATGGCATTGTCAGGTAGATCACCGACTTTCTACCCAGCGCTGATACTATGTGCCGGGCGTCAAGCTGTCTCACGGTGTATTCGGTTTTCGCTGGCTCGGAGACCGCGAGCTGGGCATAGACGCAGCCTAGTGCGCCAATCGCGCCAGCGATGACGAAGCCTAGGTAGAGCTCCGACGCGAGGGTCTGGTTGACCATCCCGCCGAGCAAGAAGCCAGCGCCCCAGCCCGCCATGTTGGCGCCGTCGAAGGTTCCCATCTCCTGCCCCCGCTGGTTGGCAGGGGCGTAGTCGGCGGCAAGCGCCAAAGAGGACGCGAGTATCGCTCCAGCGGAAATACCGTGGAAGGCATTGAAGATACCCACCGCGAGGGGGTCCTGCGTGAGCGCAATGAAAAACATCATAAGCGTACCCAGAACGAGACCGGACATAAGCACAATTTTCCTGCCATATCTATCTATAATAGCCCCGATGAATATCACCGTGAAGAACTCGGCCCCGGG is a window of Thermoplasmata archaeon DNA encoding:
- the hypE gene encoding hydrogenase expression/formation protein HypE → MSGELSRVTMAHGAGGAAMQELISSVILPILSNKKWRVRGLRVPLDALDDSAVVDGTVFTTDSHTVRPIFFPGGDIGSLSIAGTVNDLAVVGARALALSAGLVLEEGIELGELERVVRSMASTARLAGVPVVTGDTKVVESGAVQKMIINTSGVGCRHPLLDRNLAEARRHRKVRHEWLLDSNLRPGDKIILSGTVGDHGIAVLSKREGYGFDSVVKSDVLPLNRLMEAVLRVGGVVSAKDPTRGGLANLLNEWAQKSMVGIEVYEESIPVSDGVRSACEMLGLDPLIIGNEGKVVLGVVEEMAEEVLRALRRMREGRRAAVIGEVRRDIRPGRVVLATSVGGRRILEQPAGDPIPRIC
- a CDS encoding MFS transporter — its product is MSGKGRHGGETGLLWPLYAATFLIRFSFSIMIMVFPLYLSHLDRVLYGLIWAASPGAEFFTVIFIGAIIDRYGRKIVLMSGLVLGTLMMFFIALTQDPLAVGIFNAFHGISAGAILASSLALAADYAPANQRGQEMGTFDGANMAGWGAGFLLGGMVNQTLASELYLGFVIAGAIGALGCVYAQLAVSEPAKTEYTVRQLDARHIVSALGRKSVIYLTMPWLLIYAMIGAGLAFAGLEGANLDIPAWMVGAGMAGLCVLLVTTQRFFGRLSDRYGRTPLMLTGASGILGLVLSGVAVAIVGVPTVEDIQANMPVWGPFLGLLALFAFMAFAFAPAALASLGDVARKRQHGVTMSVYSMVIAAGMVVGVPTSGAVLNAFGLTGILGFFGACAGLIFLFIVLRHFESRKDKLGEEE